One Rhizophagus irregularis chromosome 5, complete sequence DNA window includes the following coding sequences:
- a CDS encoding uncharacterized protein (SECRETED:cutsite_TSA-TP; SECRETED:prob_0.8733); SECRETED:SignalP(1-21), with translation MKKLILILVLAIVTFIAFTSATPTSWKRGTAFRAVTVPKGKPSLVSRQASQCGGDPTYFLCENGIGCCPISSTCIGPNHCSIECGPDDNYCADGSTCCLQNQACVLVEGLYGCTEGY, from the coding sequence ATGAAAAAGCTTATCTTAATACTTGTTCTAGCAATCGTAACCTTCATTGCATTCACTTCTGCTACGCCAACTAGTTGGAAAAGAGGCACTGCGTTTAGAGCGGTGACAGTCCCTAAGGGAAAACCATCTTTAGTATCAAGACAGGCTTCTCAGTGTGGCGGTGATCCcacatattttttatgtgaaaatGGTATCGGATGTTGCCCAATATCGTCAACTTGCATTGGTCCTAACCATTGCAGTATTGAATGCGGGCCTGATGATAATTATTGCGCTGATGGTTCAACCTGTTGTCTTCAAAATCAAGCCTGCGTACTCGTTGAAGGTCTATATGGATGTACAGAAGGTTATTAA